The DNA window GGCAACCCTGCCGTTCCCAGGTgccgcgaaaaaaaaaaacaaaccCCTTCTCGCCCGCTGGAGAGCTCTTTTCCCCTCATGCACTTCGCAAGCAGCGgacgctcgccgctctccgccacacccgcggcctctcgcgcgtcgagtctgtctgcgtcctcttccAACAGGTGCAGGCAcgtcgccagctgcagcttgtctcgcgcgccggaaACCTGCGGGACTTTTCAAAAGACGCGCTTCCCGGCATCCGAAGCAGCTCATTGCCGCTCGACGCCcggggctcgcgcggcgcgtgccgcggctgacagcgcaggcgcagccccgggcgtcctccccccccaccccccacGCCGCAACAAAAGGGGAatcgcccgccgcggaaaGAGCAGTCAGAGCGCATTGCACTCCACTCTCCGCGCGACCCTGGACCCTGCCTCACTCCAATTCCAATCCCTACGCGGGGCGCCCGTCGCAAGGAGCCaaggccgcagctgccaggAGAGGTGCCCTGCGCTGCCAAACACACCGAAAGCGACAAGAGAGAAGCGAACGTAGCTGCGCGCGGTCTGCACCTTTAACGTGGTGTTCTTAACGTCAGAGTATCAGGCTCCATGCGGCGCCGTGGAACCGTCGCTTCGCACTGAGCTCCAGATTCACTCGCTCGCACCGCTTCGTTATGCGTGGCGCGCGGTCTGTAGTGTCTCTCGGTAACTGACACGTATGCACACACGCAGGTTGAGACCGCCTTGAGTCTCCCCAAAAGGGGGTACAAGTCGCCGACGCCCCCCAGAGCCTGCtcaaggccgccgcggaggcgcgaacaCCTGACAGCACACATCGAGGGCGGGGGCAGGCGGCAGATCTCTGTTACTGTCCTTCCTAGCTGCTGCATACGTGGGGGACAGCTGTCGCGGACTCGCGCAGACCCCTTTCTAAGGGAGATGGGCTCGCGAATTGGGTCGTGAGCTGTGGCAAACACCTGCTCACCCCGCGCCCGGCTGCCACAGGCGCGTGACGCGTCGTGGAGTCTCGAGTTGGAGACCGCTTTTCGAAcgggcgcttctcgcgctgcagtcCGCCACGTTCGCATGCAGATGCGGTGCACGCGCCAGACTCACGCGGGCGCGTTTCTGTCGAGAAAAGAGCTTTCTTTGCGCAAGTGAATaagcggagaaggcagagaatGAGCCGAGCGAGTGTCTGTTTATGCGGGGTCTCCTGGGAAGAAATCCAGTCGCTGAGAGCCTCGTCCtcgggcgcatgcagctgcgctgAGTCGACCCCACTTACCACACGCCACAACGCGGCATTTCGCGTGATTTTGTTAAAGACCTGCGAGGCTTTGAGCGCACTTTTGTACCGTTTGGTTTCTGCTCCCCCTACTTGGAAGAGGATCTCCTctgctcgcctctccccaacccgcagcggcctctcctcATCGTCTGGGAgatctcctctctcctcccttcTCGCCTACTCCATTTGAGTCCTCCCGTCTGTTTCTCTTTGCTTGCGCATTTTTGCGCTGGAACTCTCTGCAGGTCCCACCTCTTTTTACCTCCTCTCGGGTTGTGTCGCCCTCCTCACTCGGTGCCGTTCCGCCGCTTTCGTCTGTCCGGGCAAGAGAGCCCTGTTttctcgcccttcgccgttttcccctcttttctctcaagcgtcgccttccacgtggcgccttcctctgcggaaCCTCGTTTTTGCCTCTCCTCtggcgccgtctgctgcgtctgtctcggCTCCGCCtgtccccccgcccccccccctccacccCCACCCGGTGACCCGCCGAACCGGCGTTTGAAAGTATCCTCTTCTTGTGGAGACAGTTTTTGCTTCGTTTGGACACTATGGCTGAGAAGAGCGCGAGTCACGGAACTCTGCtgctctccgtcgtctctttTCTTGAGTCTCTCGGCCTGAgaaaggccgcgaaggcgctgagaAAAGAGGCTTCCGCTCAGGTAGGTTCCTTCGAGAGCGCTTCAAAGTCGAGAGACTCACAGCTTTTTCTTGCTGCACGCACATCCGCAAAGTCCTCCGCCCCCACGCGTGTCGTTTGCTCTCGGAGGATGTCGCGGTAGAAGGTCATAAAgaggcgcgtctcccgcctATCTCTTCAGCTGTTTGTTGAGAGAGACAAAGGAAAAACAAAGCAgccttttttcttcctcaGTGACTCCTCTCAGGTGTGGCACGAGCGATGTGCAACACAGGAGCCTATGCTCACGCATAtagatacacatatatatgtatgtgtgtatgtatataacatatatgtatatatatatgtgcgttGTTCAGCTTTGTCTTTGTCTCCCCGGGACTGCGCACCTCTCTCCAGTTCTCCTTCAGTCTCTCGtttccttcgtcgtcgctgtctccctGGCGCGCGCTGGTTGCAGGCTGCCGCCACCGTCTCGCAGGAAGCTCGTTCTAGTGCGCATTTTTTTTTTATTTTTCAGATGCTCGCGGGTGAGGAGGAGCTGTTCCCGGGCGAGACGCTGCCGGAAGTCGTGGCTGCAGGGCTTGctggcgagaagaagaagaaaaagcgccAGCGCGAGGTGCCggtcgaggaggcgagcgacgccgcgcctgccgccgaggaacccaagaagaaaaagaagggacaaaaagagaaaaagcgagcCAAGGCCGCAGCTCAGGCAGCTGAAGAGGAACAAGAGGAAGACAAAGAGCCAGGTATGACACGGCAGCCGCGTTTTCGTTGTGGACGTCTCGCGGCTTTCGTATGgttctccgtcgccgtcgcgagcTCGGGACGAGGCGCATGACGTGCTGCAGATGCGCCACGTGCGGAGGGGCGGGcgggaaaagagagagaggaagcgaacaGACTCGCAGGAAAGAAGCAAGGTCTCCCTGAGACCTAGGAGCGTGTGGGTGCCTGTccgctttctctttttcaTTTAGCCCGGCGTGTGCGCTCGTCGCTTTTTCTACGCCAGATTTCGCGCATTTCGTGCTGCGTCTGTGTCGCTTCTCAGAGAGTTCACCGCCGAAGAAGACCGtgaaggacgaagaggagaaggagagcgacgaggactGCGCAAATGGGAGTGACGTGCACACCGACACCGCCTACGAAGGCAAGAGCAAGAAGGGAAAGTCACAGAAACAGTCCTGTAAGTGCGCTCCCGTTCAATTTGTTTCTTTCGCGCTCACGGCCGCCTAGGAAACGCAACCTGTCGCATCTAAGACGCCTAAACTCTCCGAGTAACTTTTTGTTGGGCTCGACGGCCCTGGAGCCACGCACGTGCATTTCCAACTTTTCTACatatcatatatatatatatatattgagtCACATATTGCCTCAGCGTATCGTGTCTGTCGTGGAGATCACGTTGGCATACGTGATATGCCTTTCTTGTGAGCACGTTTTATGTGTGCGAACGCGTTCGTTGGTgctgcgacggcagcagcctctCCCGTCTTTTTGACCTCGCGACCCTTAATCTCTCTGTCACCATATGTATCTATCATATAAATAAGTCTAGCTGTCTATCCATCTATCTATAAATACCTATACCTATATATTtgtcatatatatatatatatatatatatatatctttcTGTCTACCtttatatatctatatatctatgtatgtgtaGCTGTCTACctatagatagatagatctgtatatatctataaTGACATATCTATCGatcgtgtatatatatatatatatgttctCTCtgcctatatatatgtatacgtgtatttgtgtgtgtgtatgtgtgtttATGACTGGTTAGTGGATGTACGCGTGTGCCttgacgcgcgcgagggactGTAGACCGgagtttttttcctttttctgtGCAGCTGTGACGCAGCGCTTCAAGCGCATCGACGAGTCGAAGTGGGTCGGCGCGATCAAGAAGGAGGATCTGAAGGACAATTCGTTTTGGAACAAGAAAGACGACTCCTTCGCGGTGAAGGCCGCGCAAGATTTGGGCAAAGTCCGCGGCAGAGACTTCCGCCACGAAAAGACCAaaaagaagcgcgcgagctggcgcggctgcggcgagatCCCCATGGGGGTCAACTCCATCCAGTTCGAgtccagcgacgacgagtaAACACGCGGACGCAGAAACTCTAGACGggtgtatgcatgtgtgtatgcgcgtgcatgcatagccagatacatacgtatatatatatgcatatatatgtatatatatatgcatatgtaggTATGTGGTAGATGTACAGATCTGTATGCGCGTGCCTTTTCGCATGTGTGTGGTGTCGGCAGTTGCCAACCTTTCTGCATCCACAGACCTCTTTTCTTATTTCCGCAACGCTGCGTTTGTGTGGCTTTCTTTCATCTTTGGAGAGAGCGTCTCCCCTAGCGGAcgaggtc is part of the Besnoitia besnoiti strain Bb-Ger1 chromosome XII, whole genome shotgun sequence genome and encodes:
- a CDS encoding SRP40, C-terminal domain-containing protein (encoded by transcript BESB_023960), with translation MAEKSASHGTLLLSVVSFLESLGLRKAAKALRKEASAQMLAGEEELFPGETLPEVVAAGLAGEKKKKKRQREVPVEEASDAAPAAEEPKKKKKGQKEKKRAKAAAQAAEEEQEEDKEPESSPPKKTVKDEEEKESDEDCANGSDVHTDTAYEGKSKKGKSQKQSSVTQRFKRIDESKWVGAIKKEDLKDNSFWNKKDDSFAVKAAQDLGKVRGRDFRHEKTKKKRASWRGCGEIPMGVNSIQFESSDDE